The following coding sequences lie in one Miscanthus floridulus cultivar M001 chromosome 9, ASM1932011v1, whole genome shotgun sequence genomic window:
- the LOC136479959 gene encoding AP2/ERF and B3 domain-containing protein Os01g0141000-like: MSFSRLSAAATYTAAMMESSTKMAFAAIDSADFKVAEQQLPPSRFINGVMPQPSNGRWCGAQTYERPTRKWMGTFPDEETAVCGYDDVAARRCQGVTNFSEECATDDGELAFQATTSKSVTVKTTLRMQTSADEVRPSLWRAARAQPATRAREHLFHKALTPSDVGKLNRLVVPKQHAEKHLFLNCNPMMANGIGMLIDFVDGSEKTWRFRYSFSATSRMYVITKGWGRFIREKDLQAGDKVAFSRSAFGAYKQMHIDYWKTQKKPQPQDAVADAIAVHCHAVMLFVVDIATA; encoded by the coding sequence ATGTCCTTCTCGAGGCTATCCGCTGCCGCGACGTATACTGCTGCGATGATGGAGTCCAGCACCAAAATGGCCTTCGCGGCCATAGACTCTGCCGACTTCAAGGTGGCGGAGCAACAGCTTCCACCGTCTCGGTTCATCAATGGCGTCATGCCGCAGCCTTCGAACGGGCGCTGGTGCGGCGCCCAAACCTACGAACGGCCCACACGGAAGTGGATGGGCACGTTCCCTGACGAAGAAACCGCGGTGTGCGGCTACGACGACGTGGCTGCGCGCCGCTGCCAAGGCGTCACCAACTTCTCAGAGGAGTGCGCGACGGACGACGGAGAGCTTGCGTTCCAGGCGACGACCTCCAAGTCCGTGACCGTGAAGACCACGTTGCGGATGCAGACATCTGCCGACGAGGTGAGGCCGAGCCTGTGGCGGGCAGCGCGTGCGCAGCCGGCGACGCGGGCGCGAGAACATCTTTTCCACAAGGCGCTGACGCCCAGCGACGTTGGCAAGCTCAACCGCCTCGTCGTGCCGAAGCAGCACGCCGAGAAGCACTTGTTTCTGAACTGCAACCCCATGATGGCCAACGGTATTGGCATGCTCATCGACTTCGTGGACGGCTCCGAGAAGACGTGGCGGTTCAGGTACTCGTTCAGCGCGACCAGCCGGATGTACGTCATCACCAAGGGATGGGGACGATTCATTCGGGAGAAGGACCTCCAAGCTGGGGACAAAGTAGCATTCTCCCGGTCCGCGTTTGGGGCGTACAAGCAGATGCACATAGACTACTGGAAGACGCAGAAGAAGCCACAACCACAAGATGCCGTGGCCGATGCGATTGCCGTTCATTGCCATGCCGTCATGCTGTTCGTCGTTGATATTGCTACAGCCTAG